One Ostrea edulis chromosome 2, xbOstEdul1.1, whole genome shotgun sequence genomic region harbors:
- the LOC125680826 gene encoding uncharacterized protein LOC125680826 isoform X1, whose protein sequence is MNNGLCKREFFIICIAILTVTQLIQGFASVNDTSNVEFVHVIFMNHLDVGYDGIASEVGFINNILNKYFHEYFPRAVNLSEQLRAGEYVENFVYTTHPWLLSLFLDCPENFKLADIPLQCPNETEKEYFEAAIRRGDITWHAGPMNMQLENMNELLFQMSLNISFELDKKYGIKRLFPTLSQRDVPGLTQAVIPSLVQRGISAVSVGVNPGSSPPAVPPLFRWSFEDDEVMATWHPGGYPLKPGPNPAHPGGLSTKDCVVMKGFEHALCFAFISDNGGPPKDILEILGYYEILRKEFPNAKIKGSTFEEYFGEVDKIRNRLPIIREEVGDTWIQGIASDPFKMASYRAISEAVTQCISADVCKMSDPDIASAVRLLIKLPEHTWGLPSVGDNVNWSNPQFNVARSGEHYKNCEKAWQEQRAFLWMAMDQLRNVQVLYDMIVQTLSQLVPQEPNLSEYEIVSDTSQTFTCEDGMKLKFQKDGSIQSLYDPYNMVEWATGAALGQFLYFTYNETDFMDMASQYNYYGGAGYDKKNSTQNAHPESRPWPTVISQMYKAKKSALGSCDILLKLVMVESKSHTWYGAPESVWLHYKSRPEGYDVTLQWTNKTPTRLAESIMYNFNPAQKKGFNWRLSKVGHLVDPGNVILNGSQYVHAVDNGVYYINNIGQGLQLLTQDVPLVSIATKERPPSPFPVPLKPISQKDISGMAFNLYNNIWDTNYILWYPYHDGMNSSKPGDFKARFQINFYVP, encoded by the exons ATGAACAACGGACTGTGCAAACGAGAATTTTTTATCATCTGTATTGCTATCTTAACAGTGACT cagCTTATTCAAGGTTTTGCTTCTGTGAACGATACAAGCAATGTCGAATTTGTCCATGTTATATTTATGAACCACTTAG atgTGGGATATGATGGCATTGCTTCAGAAGTTGGATTTAtcaataacattttgaataagtattttcatgaatattttccAAGGGCTGTGAATTTATCTGAGCAATTACGAGCTGGAGAATATGTTGAAAATTTTGTGTATACAACACATCCATGGCTGCTCAGTTTGTTTTTGGATTGTCCAGAAAATTTTAAACTTGCAGACATACCACTTCAG TGTCCAAATGAGACTGAGAAGGAATACTTTGAAGCTGCTATAAGGAGAGGAGACATTACCTGGCATGCAGGACCCATGAACATGCAGCTCGAGAACATGAATGAGCTACTCTTCCAAATGAGTTTGAACATTAGCTTTGAACTAGACAAAAAATATGGAATCAAAAGATTATTTCCCACACTCAGTCAGAGAGATGTGCCAG gATTGACACAGGCAGTGATTCCTAGCCTGGTACAGAGAGGTATTTCTGCTGTGTCTGTTGGAGTTAATCCTGGATCCAGTCCTCCAGCAGTTCCTCCACTATTCAGGTGGAGCTTTGAGGATGATGAAGTTATGGCAACATGGCATCCAG GAGGGTATCCACTTAAACCAGGACCAAATCCGGCTCACCCAGGGGGATTGTCCACTAAAGATTGTGTGGTGATGAAAGGATTTGAACATGCTCTGTGTTTTGCTTTTATATCAGATAATGGAGGCCCACCAAAGGATATTCTG GAAATTTTAGGTTATTATGAAATCCTCAGAAAAGAATTTCCAAATGCGAAAATAAAAGGATCAACATTTGAGGAGTATTTTGGTGAGGTGGACAAGATCAGGAACAGATTGCCCATCATCAGAGAGGAGGTCGGGGACACCTGGATCCAGGGAATAGCGTCTGATCCGTTCAAAATGGCCAGCTACAGAGCTATCAGTGAAGCAGTCACGCAATGTATTTCTGCAG ATGTTTGTAAGATGTCTGATCCTGACATAGCGAGTGCAGTTAGGCTGCTTATCAAACTACCAGAACACACCTGGGGACTGCCCAGTGTAGGAGACAATGTTAACTGGAGTAATCCACAGTTTAATGTGGCAAGATCAG GTGAACATTATAAAAACTGTGAGAAAGCATGGCAGGAACAGAGAGCATTTTTGTGGATGGCGATGGATCAGCTGAGAAACGTCCAGGTACTGTACGACATGATTGTACAAACTCTTTCTCAGCTGGTGCCACAGGAGCCAAATCTCAGTG AGTATGAGATTGTCAGCGATACCTCACAGACGTTTACATGTGAAGATGGGATGAAACTTAAGTTTCAAAAAGACGGCTCAATACAGTCACTGTATGATCCTTACAATATG GTAGAATGGGCAACAGGTGCTGCGCTTGGACagtttctgtattttacttatAATGAAACGGATTTCATGGACATGGCCTCTCAGTACAATTATTATGGTGGGGCTGGATATGACAAGAAAAACTCTACCCAGAATGCACATCCTGAATCCAGGCCATGGCCAACAGTAATCAGTCAAATGTACAAGGCTAAAAAATCTG catTGGGAAGCTGTGACATTCTGCTGAAGCTGGTTATGGTAGAATCCAAAAGCCACACATGGTATGGTGCTCCAGAATCTGTATGGCTTCACTACAAGTCAAGACCTGAAG GTTATGATGTTACACTACAATGGACCAATAAAACACCAACTAGACTAGCAGAGTCTATAATGTATAACTTTAATCCAGCTCAAAAGAAGGGTTTTAACTGGAGATTATCCAAAGTAGGTCACCTGGTGGATCCTGGGAATGTCATTCTAAATGGGAGTCAGTATGTTCATG CTGTAGACAATGGTGTGTATTACATCAATAATATAGGTCAAGGTCTGCAACTTCTCACTCAGGATGTACCATTGGTATCCATAGCAACTAAGGAAAGGCCACCATCACCATTTCCTGTTCCGTTGAAGCCCATTTCACAGAAGGACATTTCTGGCATGGCTTTTAATTTGTATAATAATATATGGGACACAAATTACATATTGTGGTACCCCTACCATGATGGAATGAACTCTTCCAAACCTGGGGATTTTAAAGCAAGGTTCCAAATAAATTTCTATGTGCCCTAG
- the LOC125680826 gene encoding uncharacterized protein LOC125680826 isoform X2: MNNGLCKREFFIICIAILTVTLIQGFASVNDTSNVEFVHVIFMNHLDVGYDGIASEVGFINNILNKYFHEYFPRAVNLSEQLRAGEYVENFVYTTHPWLLSLFLDCPENFKLADIPLQCPNETEKEYFEAAIRRGDITWHAGPMNMQLENMNELLFQMSLNISFELDKKYGIKRLFPTLSQRDVPGLTQAVIPSLVQRGISAVSVGVNPGSSPPAVPPLFRWSFEDDEVMATWHPGGYPLKPGPNPAHPGGLSTKDCVVMKGFEHALCFAFISDNGGPPKDILEILGYYEILRKEFPNAKIKGSTFEEYFGEVDKIRNRLPIIREEVGDTWIQGIASDPFKMASYRAISEAVTQCISADVCKMSDPDIASAVRLLIKLPEHTWGLPSVGDNVNWSNPQFNVARSGEHYKNCEKAWQEQRAFLWMAMDQLRNVQVLYDMIVQTLSQLVPQEPNLSEYEIVSDTSQTFTCEDGMKLKFQKDGSIQSLYDPYNMVEWATGAALGQFLYFTYNETDFMDMASQYNYYGGAGYDKKNSTQNAHPESRPWPTVISQMYKAKKSALGSCDILLKLVMVESKSHTWYGAPESVWLHYKSRPEGYDVTLQWTNKTPTRLAESIMYNFNPAQKKGFNWRLSKVGHLVDPGNVILNGSQYVHAVDNGVYYINNIGQGLQLLTQDVPLVSIATKERPPSPFPVPLKPISQKDISGMAFNLYNNIWDTNYILWYPYHDGMNSSKPGDFKARFQINFYVP; this comes from the exons ATGAACAACGGACTGTGCAAACGAGAATTTTTTATCATCTGTATTGCTATCTTAACAGTGACT CTTATTCAAGGTTTTGCTTCTGTGAACGATACAAGCAATGTCGAATTTGTCCATGTTATATTTATGAACCACTTAG atgTGGGATATGATGGCATTGCTTCAGAAGTTGGATTTAtcaataacattttgaataagtattttcatgaatattttccAAGGGCTGTGAATTTATCTGAGCAATTACGAGCTGGAGAATATGTTGAAAATTTTGTGTATACAACACATCCATGGCTGCTCAGTTTGTTTTTGGATTGTCCAGAAAATTTTAAACTTGCAGACATACCACTTCAG TGTCCAAATGAGACTGAGAAGGAATACTTTGAAGCTGCTATAAGGAGAGGAGACATTACCTGGCATGCAGGACCCATGAACATGCAGCTCGAGAACATGAATGAGCTACTCTTCCAAATGAGTTTGAACATTAGCTTTGAACTAGACAAAAAATATGGAATCAAAAGATTATTTCCCACACTCAGTCAGAGAGATGTGCCAG gATTGACACAGGCAGTGATTCCTAGCCTGGTACAGAGAGGTATTTCTGCTGTGTCTGTTGGAGTTAATCCTGGATCCAGTCCTCCAGCAGTTCCTCCACTATTCAGGTGGAGCTTTGAGGATGATGAAGTTATGGCAACATGGCATCCAG GAGGGTATCCACTTAAACCAGGACCAAATCCGGCTCACCCAGGGGGATTGTCCACTAAAGATTGTGTGGTGATGAAAGGATTTGAACATGCTCTGTGTTTTGCTTTTATATCAGATAATGGAGGCCCACCAAAGGATATTCTG GAAATTTTAGGTTATTATGAAATCCTCAGAAAAGAATTTCCAAATGCGAAAATAAAAGGATCAACATTTGAGGAGTATTTTGGTGAGGTGGACAAGATCAGGAACAGATTGCCCATCATCAGAGAGGAGGTCGGGGACACCTGGATCCAGGGAATAGCGTCTGATCCGTTCAAAATGGCCAGCTACAGAGCTATCAGTGAAGCAGTCACGCAATGTATTTCTGCAG ATGTTTGTAAGATGTCTGATCCTGACATAGCGAGTGCAGTTAGGCTGCTTATCAAACTACCAGAACACACCTGGGGACTGCCCAGTGTAGGAGACAATGTTAACTGGAGTAATCCACAGTTTAATGTGGCAAGATCAG GTGAACATTATAAAAACTGTGAGAAAGCATGGCAGGAACAGAGAGCATTTTTGTGGATGGCGATGGATCAGCTGAGAAACGTCCAGGTACTGTACGACATGATTGTACAAACTCTTTCTCAGCTGGTGCCACAGGAGCCAAATCTCAGTG AGTATGAGATTGTCAGCGATACCTCACAGACGTTTACATGTGAAGATGGGATGAAACTTAAGTTTCAAAAAGACGGCTCAATACAGTCACTGTATGATCCTTACAATATG GTAGAATGGGCAACAGGTGCTGCGCTTGGACagtttctgtattttacttatAATGAAACGGATTTCATGGACATGGCCTCTCAGTACAATTATTATGGTGGGGCTGGATATGACAAGAAAAACTCTACCCAGAATGCACATCCTGAATCCAGGCCATGGCCAACAGTAATCAGTCAAATGTACAAGGCTAAAAAATCTG catTGGGAAGCTGTGACATTCTGCTGAAGCTGGTTATGGTAGAATCCAAAAGCCACACATGGTATGGTGCTCCAGAATCTGTATGGCTTCACTACAAGTCAAGACCTGAAG GTTATGATGTTACACTACAATGGACCAATAAAACACCAACTAGACTAGCAGAGTCTATAATGTATAACTTTAATCCAGCTCAAAAGAAGGGTTTTAACTGGAGATTATCCAAAGTAGGTCACCTGGTGGATCCTGGGAATGTCATTCTAAATGGGAGTCAGTATGTTCATG CTGTAGACAATGGTGTGTATTACATCAATAATATAGGTCAAGGTCTGCAACTTCTCACTCAGGATGTACCATTGGTATCCATAGCAACTAAGGAAAGGCCACCATCACCATTTCCTGTTCCGTTGAAGCCCATTTCACAGAAGGACATTTCTGGCATGGCTTTTAATTTGTATAATAATATATGGGACACAAATTACATATTGTGGTACCCCTACCATGATGGAATGAACTCTTCCAAACCTGGGGATTTTAAAGCAAGGTTCCAAATAAATTTCTATGTGCCCTAG